One Mercurialis annua linkage group LG3, ddMerAnnu1.2, whole genome shotgun sequence DNA window includes the following coding sequences:
- the LOC126671042 gene encoding piriformospora indica-insensitive protein 2, producing MKRLSCRTVRHVILVLCVLSLGVLCCGEAESDAAPMEKGEQEGLYSAIQGFVGKWWNGSDLYPDPCGWTPIQGVACDIFKGLWYVTDLSIGPIHDNSLDCAINPEFRPQLFQLKHLKTLSFFNCFMSPFKHPITIPTKNWEKLAANLEKLEFRSNPGLIGQIPVSFGGLVKLQSLVLLENGLTGELLINFGKLENLKRLVLAGNQISGKIPDSFGGLSQLLIMDLSRNSLSGSLPYSLGGLSSLLKLDLSNNQLDGNLPSEIGYLRNLTLLDLRNNKFSGGLVKSLEKIESLEEIALSNNPIHGNLHVIEWKKLQNLVILDLANMGLTGEIPGSISELKKLRFLGLGNNNLTGFISPKLAKLPCVSAMYLNGNNLTGILQFSKEFYKSLGRRFGAWNNPNLCFPFGLISATHVPYGVKPCQQGLTLLEPSSNSKVDSDKLNQSSHLVMSLGFSRNGINEFWGVFMVQILMMVLLLNSFP from the exons ATGAAGAGGTTAAGTTGTAGGACAGTTAGACATGTAATTTTGGTGCTGTGTGTGTTAAGTTTGGGTGTGTTGTGCTGTGGTGAAGCAGAGAGTGATGCAGCTCCAATGGAGAAGGGAGAGCAGGAGGGTTTGTACTCTGCTATTCAAGGGTTTGTGGGGAAGTGGTGGAATGGCTCTGATCTGTATCCTGATCCTTGTGGATGGACTCCAATTCAG GGAGTAGCTTGTGATATCTTTAAAGGACTATGGTATGTGACAGACTTAAGCATTGGACCTATACATGACAACTCTCTTGATTGTGCCATAAATCCTGAGTTTAGGCCACAGTTGTTTCAGCTTAAGCACCTAAAAACACTGTCCTTCTTCAATTGCTTTATGTCACCCTTCAAACATCCAATCACTATCCCTACCAAAAACTGGGAAAAACTTGCAGCCAATTTAGAAAAACTAGAGTTCAGATCAAATCCCGGTCTTATCGGACAAATTCCCGTCAGTTTTGGTGGCCTAGTGAAGCTTCAGTCTTTAGTTTTACTAGAAAATGGCTTGACAGGAGAGTTACTGataaattttggcaaattagaaAACCTGAAGAGGCTAGTTCTTGCTGGAAATCAGATTAGTGGTAAAATTCCAGATAGTTTCGGCGGGTTATCTCAGCTTTTAATCATGGATTTAAGTAGAAATTCACTGTCAGGTTCTTTGCCTTACAGTTTAGGTGGCTTGTCTTCACTTCTGAAACTTGACTTGAGCAACAATCAACTCGACGGTAATTTGCCATCAGAGATTGGTTACTTAAGGAATTtgacacttttggatttgaGAAACAACAAATTCTCAGGTGGGCTGGTTAAATCACTTGAAAAGATTGAATCTTTGGAAGAAATTGCATTATCTAACAACCCAATCCATGGGAATCTCCATGTTATAGAGTGGAAAAAGCTTCAGAATTTAGTCATTTTGGACCTTGCAAACATGGGCTTGACAGGTGAAATTCCAGGGTCTATTTCAGAATTGAAAAAGCTGAGATTTTTGGGCCTTGGCAACAACAATCTTACAGGTTTTATCTCACCAAAGCTAGCAAAATTGCCTTGTGTTAGTGCTATGTACCTAAATGGAAATAATCTGACAGGAATACTTCAATTCTCTAAAGAGTTTTACAAGAGCCTTGGCAGGCGTTTTGGGGCTTGGAATAATCCTAACCTTTGTTTCCCTTTTGGGTTAATCTCAGCCACTCATGTTCCTTATGGGGTTAAGCCATGCCAACAAGGACTCACCTTGCTTGAACCCAGCTCAAATTCCAAGGTGGATAGTGATAAACTGAATCAAAGTTCCCATTTAGTGATGTCTTTGGGATTTTCAAGGAATGGTATTAATGAGTTTTGGGGGGTATTTATGGTACAAATATTAATGATGGTGCTACTCTTGAATAGCTTCCCATAG